The Danio rerio strain Tuebingen ecotype United States chromosome 1, GRCz12tu, whole genome shotgun sequence genome includes a region encoding these proteins:
- the bnc2 gene encoding zinc finger protein basonuclin-2 isoform X2: MAIRCTLVNCTCECFQPGKIHLRTCDQCKHGWVAHALDKLSTQHLYHPTQVEIVQSNVVFDISSLMLYGTQAVPVRLKILLDRLFSVLKQEEVLHILHGLGWTLRDYVRGYILQDAAGKVLDRWTIMSREEEIITLQQFLRFGETKSIVELMAIQEKEGQAVTVPSSKTDSGIRTFIESNNRTRSPGLLSHLENNSPSSIHHFENIPNSLAFLLPFQYINPMSAPMLGLPPNGLSIEQSGLRMREPNLPNQSDPVEASESEVSLSPFHSGQSPSRGVMGTLPNAIEPKTEPNRASPISPTPSTLQSQQPQTPTQQTQGQQQSSSLNNHQIHHHFEKNEQSKTITHSSFSSKMHRIRRMGATSRKGRVCCNSCGKTFYDKGTLKIHYNAVHLKIKHRCTIEGCNMVFSSLRSRNRHSANPNPRLHMPMLRNNRDKDLIRSSSGTATPVISSTKSGFNLTSPGRPPLSFATPPLEPMIQSPLQSPLVFPSLKSVQPVQPVPPFYRTLLSPADLVSPPVSLPTSPILPTTANSTSLTDQQQMLAVSSLSMHVSETSPFSHRLPTNHSTQDSIILDPMPKKKPRKSSMPVKIEKEVIDVADDYDDKDEDDDDGDSCHHHHHQPSSIHNVNGNCNNNNNGSSSSSHHCGGSGHESPSHDEMSPSQALRGMLHPEQEECTGSHGGRGHGDLRCIDSFTSEDQDHERDFENESETSESKMLYRDELMDTDINQTALGKNMDKEHQGTEDDQHLRKDLDEHSHSPPSQHQPVIKIKEEINDPTYDMFCMGQYSLYNGGMAAAAAAAASMAALHESFISSMSYGTSTPKFPSQSPEGDLCSSPDPKICYVCKKSFKSSYSVKLHYKNVHLKEMHVCTVSGCNAAFPSRRSRDRHSSNINLHRKLLTKELDDIVLDPQLTTLPKQLRAEFLSKIYADHHTGLEGVGGFDNGPPQSRGHEGMRSQVAREYSHSNGYCHGPNDDYVVLDLSTASSVQSSGSVQSSRESDEGSDEGILLDDLEDASDTEDCTPSTGAQRLSMEGKNREEAGKEEREGETDERILHYDPSVSPSILASSGGNGTGGILCTICHKLYSNKGTLRVHYKTVHLREMHKCKIPGCNMMFSSVRSRNRHSQNPNLHKKAPYTTMID; the protein is encoded by the exons GATGCTGCAGGCAAGGTTCTGGACAGATGGACTATAATGTCTCGGGAAGAGGAGATCATCACACTGCAACAGTTTCTGCGCTTTGGCGAAACAAAGTCTATTGTGGAATTGATGGCCATTCAGGAAAAAGAAGGTCAGGCAGTCACAGTGCCCTCATCAAAGACTGATTCTGGAATTAGAACTTTTATTGAAAGCAACAATCGCACACGTAGTCCTGGCCTTTTATCACACCTAGAAAACAACAGCCCTTCTAGCATTCACCATTTTGAGAACATCCCAAACAGTTTGGCTTTCTTGCTGCCCTTCCAGTACATCAACCCGATGTCAGCCCCTATGCTAGGGCTTCCACCAAATGGACTTAGTATTGAACAATCAGGTCTTAGAATGAGGGAGCCAAACCTGCCAAATCAGAGTGACCCAGTGGAGGCCAGTGAATCTGAAGTTTCACTCTCACCATTTCATAGTGGTCAAAGCCCCAGTCGAGGAGTAATGGGGACCTTACCCAATGCCATCGAACCTAAGACAGAACCCAACAGAGCTTCTCCTATCTCTCCAACACCATCTACACTGCAGTCCCAGCAACCACAGACACCAACACAACAGACACAGGGGCAACAACAGTCAAGTTCTCTGAACAATCACCAGATTCATcaccattttgaaaaaaatgaacaGTCAAAAACTATAACACACTCTTCTTTCTCCTCCAAAATGCATCGCATACGTCGCATGGGTGCGACATCACGTAAGGGTCGTGTCTGCTGCAACTCCTGTGGCAAGACTTTCTATGATAAGGGTACTTTAAAGATCCACTACAATGCTGTGCATCTGAAGATTAAGCATCGTTGTACTATTGAAGGCTGCAATATGGTCTTCAGCTCTCTGCGTAGTCGTAACCGACATAGTGCTAATCCCAATCCTCGCCTACACATGCCTATGCTGAGGAACAATCGGGACAAGGACCTTATTCGCTCCAGCTCTGGGACAGCCACTCCTGTCATATCAAGTACCAAAAGTGGCTTCAATCTAACTAGCCCAGGGCGGCCACCATTAAGTTTTGCCACCCCTCCTCTTGAGCCTATGATACAGTCACCTCTGCAGAGCCCACTTGTGTTCCCTTCTTTAAAGTCTGTGCAGCCAGTGCAACCTGTGCCACCCTTTTATCGCACACTACTTTCTCCTGCTGACCTAGTTAGCCCCCCAGTCTCTCTGCCTACCAGTCCAATTCTGCCTACAACAGCTAACAGCACATCTCTTACGGACCAGCAACAGATGTTAGCTGTTAGCTCCCTTAGCATGCATGTATCCGAAACATCACCATTTTCTCATCGCTTACCCACAAATCACAGTACCCAAGATTCCATTATTCTTGATCCTATGCCTAAAAAGAAGCCTCGCAAGTCTAGCATGCCAGTAAAAATAGAGAAAGAGGTGATAGATGTTGCAGATGACTATGATGAcaaagatgaggatgatgatgatggagacagttgtcaccatcaccatcatcaaccATCCAGCATCCATAATGTTAATGGCaactgcaacaacaacaataatggcAGTAGCAGCAGCAGTCATCATTGTGGTGGTAGTGGACATGAGTCTCCATCACACGATGAAATGAGTCCCAGTCAAGCACTTAGAGGCATGCTCCATCCTGAACAAGAAGAGTGCACTGGCAGTCATGGTGGTAGAGGCCATGGTGACCTACGCTGTATTGACAGCTTTACCTCTGAGGACCAAGATCATGAGCGTGACTTTGAAAATGAGTCTGAGACATCTGAATCCAAAATGCTGTACCGCGATGAGCTGATGGACACTGACATAAATCAGACTGCTCTGGGGAAAAATATGGATAAGGAACACCAGGGGACAGAAGATGACCAACATCTAAGAAAAGATTTGGATGAACACAGCCATTCCCCACCCTCCCAACACCAGCCTGTTATCAAAATCAAAGAAGAGATCAATGATCCTACTTATGACATGTTCTGCATGGGTCAATACAGCCTTTACAATGGAGGTATGGCAGCTGCCGCTGCAGCTGCTGCCAGCATGGCTGCCTTACATGAAAGTTTCATCTCCTCTATGAGCTATGGAACAAGTACACCAAAGTTCCCCTCCCAGTCACCTGAGGGTGATCTCTGCTCTAGTCCTGATCCCAAAATCTGCTATGTCTGCAAAAAGAGCTTTAAAAGTTCCTACAGTGTCAAACTGCATTACAAGAATGTTCACCTAAAAGAGATGCATGTGTGCACTGTCTCTGGATGCAATGCTGCTTTCCCCTCCAGGCGGAGCAGAGATAG ACACAGCTCCAACATCAACCTGCATCGCAAACTACTGACCAAAGAGCTGGATGACATTGTCTTAGACCCCCAGCTTACAACTTTGCCTAAACAGCTGCGTGCTGAGTTCCTGTCAAAGATCTATGCCGACCACCACACAGGACTGGAGGGTGTGGGGGGTTTTGACAATGGACCACCACAAAGCAGAGGACATGAGGGAATGAGATCCCAAGTCGCTAGAGAATATTCACACAGCAACGGCTATTGCCATGGCCCTAATGATGACTATGTGGTTCTGGACCTGAGCACTGCCTCTAGTGTACAGTCAAGTGGCAGTGTGCAATCCTCACGTGAGTCTGATGAGGGCAGTGATGAGGGAATTTTGCTGGATGACCTAGAGGATGCTAGTGACACTGAGGACTGCACCCCAAGTACTGGGGCTCAGAGACTGTCAATGGAGGGGAAGAATAGAGAGGAAGCCGGGAAGGAAGAAAGAGAAGGAGAAACAGATGAAAGGATTCTGCACTATGACCCCTCTGTTTCACCATCCATCTTGGCATCCAGTGGAGGTAATGGCACAGGAGGCATTCTTTGCACCATCTGCCACAAACTGTACAGTAACAAAGGGACCCTCCGGGTGCACTACAAGACTGTCCACCTCCGTGAAATGCACAAATGCAAAATACCTGGCTGTAACATGATGTTTTCTTCTGTAAGGAGTAGAAACAGGCATAGCCAGAACCCCAACCTACACAAAAAGGCCCCTTATACCACAATGATTGATTAA